In a genomic window of Gossypium arboreum isolate Shixiya-1 chromosome 9, ASM2569848v2, whole genome shotgun sequence:
- the LOC108454145 gene encoding 60S ribosomal protein L32-1-like, with product MAVPLLSRKIVKKRVKKFKRPQSDRKISVKTNWRRPKGIDSRVRRKFKGCTLMPNIGYGSDKKTRHYLPNGFKKFVVHNVGELELLMMHNRTYCAEIAHDVSTKKRKEIVERAVQLDVVVTNKLARLRSQEDE from the exons ATGGCAGTGCCGCTTCTAAGTAGGAAGATCGTGAAGAAGAGGGTCAAGAAGTTTAAGAGACCCCAGAGCGATCGCAAAATCTCCGTCAAg ACAAACTGGCGAAGACCAAAGGGTATTGATTCTCGTGTAAGAAGAAAGTTCAAGGGCTGCACTTTGATGCCTAATATCGGCTATGGTTCAGACAAGAAGACACGTCACTATCTACCTAATGGCTTTAAGAAATTTGTTGTACACAATGTTGGAGAGCTCGAATTGTTGATGATGCACAACAG GACATACTGTGCAGAGATTGCACATGATGTTTCAAcaaagaagagaaaagagatcgtTGAACGAGCAGTCCAGCTTGATGTTGTGGTTACTAACAAGCTTGCGAGGTTGCGCAGCCAAGAGGATGAATGA
- the LOC108455484 gene encoding AT-hook motif nuclear-localized protein 17-like, producing the protein MADYREYIPSLQPHISDHSSEHNPPPSVQACGGSSEILQDNTTRKPRGRPPGSKNKPKTPIVITRDNDSAIKPAVLQIPAGFDVIENIINFARIYHVNASIISATGSVSDVILRYPSPQGTPYCFAGTFKILSLSGSFFADHSTTLTPCSSFKIILSGEQIQFLGGIVVGRLMTATPVTVAVVTFANPSFHKLPYEGDNKDNHHKTMLCNIDGATQCYTPYSLGFSLKNELTYMKNLTPS; encoded by the coding sequence ATGGCGGATTATAGAGAATACATCCCTTCCTTACAACCTCATATCTCCGATCATTCATCTGAGCACAACCCTCCTCCAAGCGTCCAAGCATGCGGAGGAAGCTCAGAGATACTCCAAGACAATACTACAAGGAAACCTAGAGGTAGGCCTCCAGGTTCTAAAAATAAACCCAAAACTCCCATTGTTATAACCAGAGATAACGATTCAGCTATAAAGCCAGCGGTTCTCCAAATCCCCGCTGGTTTTGACGTTATTGAAAATATCATCAATTTTGCCCGTATATACCATGTCAATGCTAGTATAATCAGTGCTACCGGCTCTGTTTCAGACGTCATTCTCCGATATCCTTCTCCTCAAGGGACGCCATATTGTTTTGCCGGAACCTTTAAGATACTCTCCTTGTCTGGCTCATTCTTTGCTGATCATAGTACTACACTGACACCATGCTCTTCTTTTAAGATAATTCTTTCAGGAGAACAAATCCAATTCTTAGGAGGGATAGTAGTCGGGAGACTAATGACAGCAACGCCAGTGACCGTGGCAGTGGTTACTTTTGCAAACCCTTCGTTTCATAAGCTTCCGTATGAAGGAGATAACAAAGATAATCATCACAAAACAATGCTTTGTAACATTGATGGTGCCACCCAATGTTACACTCCATATTCCTTGGGCTTCTCCCTAAAAAACGAATTGACATATATGAAAAACTTAACTCCTTCGTGA
- the LOC108454926 gene encoding alpha,alpha-trehalose-phosphate synthase [UDP-forming] 1-like, protein MLLPLLWISGKQLGFKVAAVRWNKRETALLQTNRMPGNKYSSSNLPGTPRTRLERLLRERELKRFSRDFNEGEGARTSHDGGARKDFQSSKQRLLVVANRLPVAAVKNGDSWQLEMSAGGLVSALLGVTEFDTRWIGWAGINVPDESGQKTLTEALAAKNCIPVFIEEEIAHQYYNGYCNNTLWPLFHYLGLPQEDHLATTRNFKSQFEAYTKANKCFADVVSKHYEEGDAVWCHDYHLMFLPKYLKERNSDMKVGWFLHTPFPSSEIHRMLPSRSELLKSVLSADLVGFHTYDYARHFVSACTRILGLEGTPEGVEDQGKLTRVAVFPVGIDPDRFIQALELPQVKDIVKELKQRFTGYKVLLGVDRLDMIKGIPQKILAFEKFLEENPDWRHKVVLLQIAVPTRTHVLKYKQLTSQVHEIVGRINGRFGSFSSVPIHHLDCTLDFHTLCAIYAITDVALVTSLRDGMNLVSYEFVACQAANKGVLILSEFAGAAQSLGAGAILVNPWNVAEVASSISYALNMSADEREKRHHHNFLHVTTHTSQGWAETFVSELNETIVEAQLRSRQIPPPLPIEAAVDRYACSNNRLLILGFDATLTEPLDALWRKGNQIKELKHKIRSDLREPLRKLCDDPKTTVLVLSGSNRSALDNNFGDFNLWLAAENGIFLRATTGEWMMTMPENTSMDWVDSVKRVFEYFTQRTPRSHFELRETSLIWDYRYSDAEFGRLQARDLLMHLWTGPISNLSLDIVQGSQSIEVRSVGVTKGAAIDRILGEIVHNKGMKEPIDYVLCMGHFLAKDEDIFSYFELMLPSETPTSSSSQVPTPFGTPTAGSSAAPLKKQHSLSPGKKSSFIGESMLDPMMGADRMSLLEGSSLINLQAENYFSCSVARKRSKSRYLLRSSDEVLELLRGMANHC, encoded by the exons CTTTGTTGCAAACTAACAGGATGCCAGGGAACAAATATAGCTCTAGTAATCTCCCTGGTACACCAAGAACAAGATTGGAAAGGCTTCTTAGAGAAAGGGAGTTAAAGAGATTCAGCAGGGATTTTAATGAAGGGGAAG GTGCTAGGACTTCACATGATGGAGGCGCAAGGAAAGATTTTCAGTCTTCCAAACAACGTTTGTTGGTGGTTGCTAATAGGCTGCCAGTTGCCGCAGTTAAGAATGGGGATTCTTGGCAACTTGAGATGAGCGCTGGAGGCTTAGTTAGCGCACTTCTTG GTGTGACGGAATTTGACACCAGATGGATTGGTTGGGCTGGCATAAATGTCCCTGATGAAAGTGGACAAAAGACATTAACTGAAGCTTTAGCTGCAAAG AACTGCATCCCGGTGTTTATTGAAGAAGAAATTGCTCATCAATATTATAATGGATATTGTAACAACACATTATGGCCATTGTTTCACTATCTTGGACTTCCGCAAGAAGACCACCTTGCAACTACTCGAAACTTTAAATCTCAGTTCGAAGCTTATACGAAAGCGAACAAGTGTTTTGCCGATGTGGTTAGCAAACATTACGAGGAAGGGGATGCGGTTTGGTGCCATGATTACCACCTAATGTTTCTTCCAAAATACCTAAAAGAACGGAACAGTGACATGAAAGTTGGTTGGTTTCTGCATACCCCATTTCCTTCTTCCGAAATCCATCGGATGCTGCCATCTCGGTCAGAGCTGCTGAAGTCTGTTCTTTCTGCTGATTTAGTAGG TTTCCACACATATGACTATGCAAGGCATTTTGTCAGTGCTTGCACTCGTATTCTCGGGCTGGAGGGCACACCTGAAGGAGTAGAGGATCAAGGAAAGTTGACCCGTGTAGCAGTA TTTCCAGTAGGGATTGATCCTGATCGATTCATTCAAGCTCTTGAACTACCTCAAGTAAAAGATATCGTGAAAGAACTGAAACAGAGGTTTACAGGTTATAAG GTATTGTTGGGCGTTGATCGGCTTGATATGATCAAGGGAATACCGCAGAAGATTTTGGCATTTGAAAAGTTTCTCGAGGAAAATCCCGATTGGCGTCATAAGGTGGTTCTCCTGCAAATTGCTGTCCCTACCAGGACACATGTTCTCAAGT ataaacaacttacAAGCCAAGTCCATGAGATTGTTGGCCGCATTAATGGAAGATTCGGATCgttttcttctgtaccaatacaTCATCTG GATTGCACCCTTGATTTTCACACATTATGCGCGATATATGCTATTACCG ATGTAGCTCTTGTGACATCTTTGAGGGATGGAATGAACCTTGTCAGCTATGAGTTTGTTGCCTGCCAAGCAGCCAACAAAGGGGTCCTTATACTAAGTGAG TTTGCTGGAGCTGCTCAGTCTCTTGGTGCCGGAGCCATTCTGGTTAATCCATGGAATGTCGCCGAAGTTGCTTCTTCCATTAGTTATGCTTTGAATATGTCGGCTGATGAAAGAGAAAAACGACACCACCATAACTTCTTGCATGTGACTACGCACACATCTCAAGGATGGGCCGAAACGTTTGTAAG TGAACTTAATGAAACCATTGTTGAAGCTCAATTGAGGTCAAGACAAATTCCACCACCACTCCCGATTGAAGCTGCTGTTGATCGTTATGCATGTTCGAATAACCGATTACTCATACTG ggattCGATGCAACTTTAACTGAACCACTGGATGCCCTTTGGAGGAAGGGCAATCAAATTAAAGAATTGAAGCACAAGATACGTTCAGATTTGCGGGAACCTCTGAGAAAGCTTTGTGATGATCCGAAGACAACAGTTCTTGTCCTCAGTGGAAGCAATAGAAGTGCCCTGGATAAT AACTTTGGTGATTTTAACCTGTGGTTGGCGGCCGAAAATGGGATATTTTTACGAGCTACAACGGGAGAATGGATGATGACTATGCCTGAAAATACAAGTATGGACTGGGTGGATAGTGTCAAG CGTGTATTCGAATATTTTACCCAAAGAACTCCTCGATCTCATTTCGAGCTCCGGGAAACTTCGCTCATATGGGATTATAGATATTCAG atgccgAGTTTGGAAGACTTCAAGCGAGAGATCTATTGATGCATCTTTGGACTGGTCCGATCTCTAACTTATCTCTCGATATTGTCCAAGGTAGTCAGTCCATTGAGGTTAGATCCGTCGGTGTGACGAAG GGTGCCGCAATCGATCGAATCCTCGGAGAAATAGTTCATAACAAAGGCATGAAGGAACCCATCGATTATGTCCTATGTATGGGGCACTTTCTCGCTAAG GATGAAGACATTTTTTCGTATTTTGAGCTGATGCTTCCTTCAGAAACCCCGACTTCATCATCATCCCAAGTACCAACCCCATTCGGGACACCCACCGCCGGATCGAGTGCAGCTCCCCTTAAGAAACAACATTCGCTGTCACCAGGGAAGAAGAGCTCTTTCATAGGCGAGAGTATGTTGGATCCGATGATGGGAGCCGATCGAATGTCGTTGCTAGAGGGTTCTTCGCTGATCAATCTTCAGGCTGAGAATTATTTTTCTTGCTCTGTTGCGAGGAAAAGGTCGAAGTCACGCTATCTCCTTCGATCATCCGATGAAGTTTTGGAACTCTTGAGAGGGATGGCAAATCATTGTTGA